GGGTTTTTTTATTTCCTGAGCAACACTAATATGAGGATTAAATAATAAAGTTAACCAGAAAAAAAAACTTAATTGCTTGAGAAAAAAATACCTTAATAGCTTCATATTTAGTGCAAAAAAAATATTATTAATATCATAGTAAAGAATATAATAGCCACAGATTATTATAAGCGAATCATCAAAAAACTTATCAACCGTTTTCTCTCTTGAAATCTAATTACTAGGGAGGATAATGTTGTTATTCTACAAAAAACCGTTATTTTTCGCTCACTGCCTCTAAGATTAAATTATGTTGATAATTCGTGAACTACCCAACACCAAAATCAAAGATTTATGGTGTGGGCTTCATCTCCAACAGATAGCCTAGTAGTGGCTTTCTTACGTCCACCCTTACTAGGTCTTACATCTGGGCAAGATGCTGACTCGCTAGTTCCTAACGACAATATTCGCAGTCCTTCATCCCTGATATTACATGATGCGTTCATATCCCTGTCGTGTTTGGTTTTACATCTAGGACATTCCCACTGTCTAATATCTAAAGGTAAGCTATCTACAATATTCAAACAATGATTACAAGTTTTGGAACTAGGAAAAAATCTATCTATTTCAAGATAAATCTTACCTTCTTGTTCACATTTATACTTGAGCATTGTCTGAAATTGTCCCCAACCTACCTGTTGTATTGACTTAGCTAGACAATGGTTTTTTACCATCCCTTTGATGTTTAGATTCTCACATATTACAACTTGGTTTTCGTTTACTATCCTGCGTGATAGTTTATGGTGAAAATCCTCACGAGTGCGAGATATTTTATTATGAACCTTTGCTACTTTGATTCGGGCTTTATTACGGTTATTTGAGCCTTTTTGTTTACGAGATAAATCTTTCTGTTTATTTTTTAAGTTGCGTTCATGACGAGCTAACCATCTAGGGTTATCAAACTTAGAACCATCACTGGTGACACAAAAATCTTTTATCCCCATATCCAACCCGATTGCTTTACCTTCAGTGTTTGGTAATGGTTGTTCTTTTCCATCTTCAAATAAAATAGACGCATAATACTGCTCCGCTTTATTTTTAGAGATAGTTACAGTCTTGATTTCACCATCTATAGAACGATGAATCTTAGCATAAATCTCTCCTAACTTCGGAAAAATAATTATATCTCCTTTGATTTTGACATTTTGAGGATAGCTAAGAGACTGCTTACCATGCTTAGACTTGAATCTAGGAAAAGAAGCCCGTTTCTCAAAAAAGTTGATAAAAGAACGACTTAGATTGAGACAAACCACTTGTAAACATTGGGAGTATGTTTCTGTTAGCCATTCATATTCTTTCTTGAGAGAAGGTAATTGCTTTTGCAAGTCATAACGAGATAACCCTTTACCTGTTTGCTTGTATGTTTCATTAGTCAAAGCATGAAAATGATTCCACAACCAACGGCAAGAACCAAAAGCCTTAGCTAACGATTCTTTCTGTGGATTTGTAGGATATAATCTTACTTTGACTACTTTTAGCATTATCAGAAACTAGGTTATTGATAAATAGATTCTAACATAGATTTTTCATTTTGTGTGGATTCCCTACGGTCGATTTCATTTACTGGTCGAAATTCATCCATACGCCTGTTTAACTGTCTTTTTTGTGGAAAACTAGGCGTGGGACTTCTTTCGACATTAAGTTAAAATATTTACACATATACATCCAAGACTCTCAATCTCACGAAGGTTTTAAAACTCCTTTGGTCAAAATCAGTAAATCCTTGTCATTTTCCAATTTATAGAATTATTGTAAAACATATAGAACACTCTATTATTTTAGAATTTGGTGTTGGGTAGTTCACATTATTTATTAGTGGTTATCATAGATAATGGTGTGATCTATATAAAAGATTTTTCCACCAAGTATTCGTCAATCCGTGAAGACCATGATTTTAAATTTTTCTTTTAAATTATTGACAGAAGGTGGCAAATTATTATGTAAATGTTCCCTGTATAAAACCTATCGAGTCGCTTCTAGTGTTCCAGTGGATATGGTGTGGGGAAAATTAATTAATTTAGCAGATATGTCATGGCATCCTCTTTTTTCCCAAACAAATTTACCTAAGGGCTTAATTCCTAAACCGGGGTTAATTTTTTCTGTCGTCACCCGTTTGACTCCTTTTCCTATTCGTGCTTTTGTAGAAAGTGTCCGCCCTAGAGAATTGTTGAGTATTCGTTTACTGGCGATTCCGGGTATTGAGCAAAGAATAACTTATCAAATTGAGTCCACTTTATGCGGTAGTTATATTGCTTATTCTATTACCCTCCGAGGGTGGCTATCTCCTTTTATTTGGTGGCTGATAAAACCCTATTCTATTAAAGTAGCCAATGAGTTAGTTAATGCGGCGGCTAAATGTCACTAAAATTTCATCTTAGGTTCACATCAAAGTCATATCGGTTGTTTATAGTATTAAGTGTCAGGGAGAAAGATAGGTTTTCCTCTTTAGCTCCTTCGCACCTTTAATCCCTGACTTTTTTTATTTTTTTGTTCGTGTGATTAATCTATTTGTGTAGCAATTATTTTTATCTTATTTTCTTTTCAGTCTAGTAATTAATTATTTTTATATTTTGTATTATTTTTAGAGAGGTTTGAGCTGTTATGGTTAATAAATTTATTCAAAGATTAACAACAGGTGCATCTTTACTATTATTAGGTGCGGGTATAGGAGTGGGAACTAACTATTTAGTTAATACCCCTCAATTATTTGCCTTTACAAGAGATGGCGAGAATAGTCTTCTCAAAGAAGATAAAGTTTATAATGATGATTCTACCGTCAGTGCATTGCCCAATAATGACAACCTTAATTTCGTGTCTCAAGTTGTACGGGAAGTTGGTCCTGGAGTTGTCAGAATTAACGCTTCTCGTAAGGTTGCAACTAATGTTCCACCGATGTTTAATGATCCTTTTTTCCGTCAGTTTTTTGGCGATCGCGTCCCTCAAATTCCTGATGAGCAAATTCAAAGAGGTACAGGATCTGGTTTTATTATCAGTGAAGATGGTAAAATTTTGACTAATGCTCACGTAGTTGATGGAGCGACAGAAGTAACTGTTAATCTAAAAGATGGTCGAGTTTTTGAAGGTAAAGTGTTAGGATCTGATCCTCTTACTGATTTAGCCGTCATTCAAATTAACGCAGAAAATCTGCCCGTTTTAGAAATAGGTAATTCTGATGATTTGGTAATCGGAGAATGGGCGATCGCAATTGGGAATCCTTTGGGTTTGGATAATACTGTAACTACTGGTATTATTAGTGCTACGGGGCGATCGAGTTCTGAGATTGGCGTGGGAGATAAGCGTTTAGACTTTATTCAAACAGATGCGGCTATTAACCCCGGTAATTCAGGAGGTCCTCTTTTAAATGCAAACGGAGAAGTAATTGGCATCAACACCGCCATTATTCAAAATGCTCAGGGATTGGGATTTGCAATTCCTATCAATCGGGCGGCACAAATTGCCCAAACCTTAATTGCTGATGGTAAAGTAGAACATCCTTATATCGGTATTAGTATGGTTTCTCTCAATGAACAAACCAAAGAGCGATTACAGGAAATGAATAAACCGAATTTAGTTGATGAAGAAGGGGTTTTAATTGTTAATGTTATGCCCAACTCTCCTGCGGCTCAAGCAGGTTTAAAATCAGGGGATGTTATCCAAGGAGTAGAAGGAGAAAAAATTCAAGATTCTACTCAAGTACAAAAAATTGTGGAATCCAGAAAAGTTGGCTCAGAGTTAACTTTAAATTTACGTCGAGATGATCAAGATTTAAGCGTGGCTGTTAAACTGGGTATCTTACCAACTAACTAAACCTTAGTTTGGCTTAACAATATTTGGATAAGGGGGGTAGGGGTTGAATATATTCAACCCTTACGGTGATGAGGGCATGAGGGGAGAGGAAGACGTAGGGGCGAATGGCCATTCGCCCCTACAGGGTTTCAGGTTTCAGAAGAAAGTAATGAGTAACGAGTAACGAGTAATATCAAATCCGTTTAATTAGCCACACTAAAAGATATTAATTAGGCCACCAATAAAAATTGGCTATTCCTTTAACTATTTCTTTTTCTTCCATAATTTTTTTGCATCTACTAATAACTACCTCTTCTAACTCTTCTAAATTTTTAAATGTCCTATTAGCGATGGCCTCATTTATTAATGGCCACAAACGTTCTGCCGGTTGTAATTCTGGAGAGTGAGAAGGCATCAGCATAACGTGGATTCCCTCTGGTATTTCCGTCGTTTCTTTAATCGGATGCCAACCAGCTTGATCCATTGCTAAAATCACCCTTTTGTTTTTACCTATTTCATAGTGCTGTGCAAAATCTTTTAAGACTCGATTAAACAATTCAGTATTTACATATGGTAGTAGCCACCAATATGTCTCTCCTGTATTTGGTTCCACAAAGCCATATAACCACAACCATTGAAAACGCCAATTGACCGTAGCTATCGGTTGATAACCTTTTTCTACCCATACTCTTCTCAATACTGGTTTGAGTCCTAAACGATGCTCATCCTCAGCCCACACTTGAACGTCCGCGTCGGGATATTCTTGTTGAATCTTTTTTTTTTTTCTGCTAGTTGATTTTTCCATTCATTTTGTTCAAGGCAGCTAGAATTTTGATGATTTGGACGAGGACATCGGAGACGATATTCTAATCCTTTAAGATATTCCCATCCTCTTTGAGGAGAAATAGTACGATCTAGAAGTTGAGTGAGCCATTTTGCGACTTTGACACCATTCCAAAGTCCTTGATCATCGGGGGGTGATTGTAATCTTTGATATAGCAGAGCTAATTGTTGATCGTCTAATAACGGTTTTCTACCCCGATTATGTTGTCTTTGATCCCCCAACATTTTTGCACCCGAACGATTATAACTACGAACAAGTTCGTAAATCCAACTTAAGCTATATCCTGTAACGTGGGAAACATAAGAGGTTCGTTTCCCTTGTGCTAATAACCAAATCACTTGGTAGTGAATTTTTTCAATCCCTTGTTTGGCTTTTCGATACCCTTGTTCTAATTCTTGTAAACTTAAATGGGGTTCAATTTTGATTCTTGAAGGCATTGGTCAAAATCTACGACAACAAATATACATCCTCTTGATTATACCATGTGCAATTAAGCGGATTTGATATAACGAGTAGTTATCAACTATTCACTATTTACTATTCACTATTCGTTTTTGCCCCTTGCCCTTTTTATTACAACCAATTACCCACTAAAACAAATGGAGCCCAAAAGAAGGGATGCTGATGTTTACCGTCTTTTAATAAAGACAATTGGGCTTGGCGTAATGCTTCGGCTTTTGTTACTTCTGTTCGGGCTAACTCCTGATAAAATTTAACCATCAGTTCGGTGGTTGCTCTATCATCTACTAACCATAAGGTTGCCAGAGTGCTTCTAGCTCCTGCCCTAACAGCAATTCCGGCTAAACCTAATGCCGCTCTTTCGTCTCCTGTAGCGGTTTGACAAGCACTTAAAACTAATAATTCTAAGGGTGATGAGTCGGAAGCAAAGTCTCGGCTTAAAATACGATCTAATTCTTTTGTGTTTATAGATTCATCCCAAGTTAAGATAAATGTGTCTTCGATATTAGAGCTAAATTGACCATGAGTTGCTAAATGAAGGATAGGGAAATTATTATTTTGAATTAATTTTTCTAAATTAGTCTTGGTGAATTCTTGATTGAGAAGAACCTTCGAATTTATTTCATTTTCAATTTCTGTCAATTCTATTTTGACGTTGGGAAGGGCGCTAAAATTCTGACGGGCTTCGGTTAAACCTGCGGTTAAAGCTCTTAATTGGCTTCGTTGAAAAGGTTGAGGATCTAAAATTTGTAATCCCGGAGTAAGTGCGATCGAATATTTTTCGAGTAGATATTTTTCTCCATCGTAGAGGATTGCCATAGGAATATTTCTTAATATACCATCTAAGACAAACGTAAGATTTTTGATTTGATTGGATTGCAGTTTGGTTTCTATGGGCTGAATTAGAGATTGATATAAGGTTTGAGCGTCTTCTTGATAGTTGTTTGTAATACGTCCAGTTTGAAGGGGGTCTTCATATAAGGCTTTTTGTAAATTGGTGACTATTTGTCTTACTTTATCTTGATTTAAAGGGGTTGAGTAATGAATCAGGGGTTGTCCCGGTAAAGACACAATGACATCGAGGCGATCGCGCAGTATGATAGGATAAATAACCGCAGTGGTAGGATCAATTTGATCAACTTGAACTGGTTTTGTCGTAGAGCAGGTGTCCTTAAAGAAATTATCCAATTCAGCTAATTGTAAAGACTCCATAATCTCTCTAGCTTGAATTAAATTGCTTTGGGAAATATCTCCCTCTAATAATAAGGCGACTAACTCTCTGTAAATAGGTTCAACACTTTCCCGAAAAGAAAATTGTACTTCTCGGTTAACGGTTACTAAATCGTTGCGTAAGTCTTTTAGAGTATCAAAAGCTAGATTATAAGCAGTTATTGCCCCTTGTTTATCTCCTTTGGCTTTGAGTATTCTTGCTAATTGCCATTGAGCTAGATAGGCTATGTCATCTCCTTGAATTTGTCCAGTGATAATAAGTGCAGATTTGGTTATATTTTCTGCTTGTGTCCATTGTTTTTGCTGTTCATATTGCTCCCCTAGATATGTTAAAACATAGGCTTCTGCTCTTTTATCTCCAATTTTTTGGGCTTGTTTTAAAGCATTTTCTAAGATTAAAATTTTATCAAAATCTTGATATTCAGAAGTTATTTTAGCTAGGTTATCAAGGCTATTAACGAAGTTAATTTGTGCATAAATACTGGTATTACTAGGAGGTAAATTATTAATTTTATTATAAATTTCTGGAAGTAAATTTTTCAAAGAAAAGAATCTTCTTCGTTGTATTAAAAGTTTTAATTTATTGAGTTGACTTTGAATTTCTAAATTTAAAAAGGGACTATTAGTATCTGTTTCTTGATAATATTCAAGGGCTTTAGTGATGTTATTTTGGGCAAAATAAGTATTTCCTAAACTTAGTTGAATTTGATTTACATAATTGGGTAATAAGTTTTCTTGTGCGTTCTCAGCAAAGCTGAGGCGCTGCGCGATCGCAAGACTTTTTTCTAATACCTGTTCTGATTGAGAAAAATCACCCAGCAAACGCAAAACATCCCCATAATTTTTCCCTCCAGCAACCTTTAATAAAGGATCGGAAATTAGTTCCAAATTTGTATTAATTTCTTGTAATAATTGTTTCGCTTGGAGATTTAAACCCAAATATTTTAAGGCTTTACTCTGATTAATTAAACTGCGAATAACTCCTTTTTGATCACCTATTTGCTCATAAATTTGAGTAGCAGATTGCCAGTATTTTAGGGCTTGTAACCCATCACCTCTGGCTAATTCTATTATGGCTAGGTTATTAAAAAATTGAGCCTGTATAGACTGTTTTAATTGACTATTATTAGATATCTTATTTAAGATTTCCTGACTGGTTTTAACTGTTTCCTCTGCTTTTTCCCATTCCCCTAATTGTGTAAGTGCGATCGCAATGTTATTAAAAATAATAGACTGAGTTAAACTATCTTCTTCAAATTCTTTTAAGGCTTCTTGCCACTTTGTAATAGCTTCTTGAAATTGACCGTTTTCATAATGGTTAATTCCTTTTTCAATTAAATTATTAC
This is a stretch of genomic DNA from Cyanobacterium aponinum PCC 10605. It encodes these proteins:
- a CDS encoding RNA-guided endonuclease InsQ/TnpB family protein: MLKVVKVRLYPTNPQKESLAKAFGSCRWLWNHFHALTNETYKQTGKGLSRYDLQKQLPSLKKEYEWLTETYSQCLQVVCLNLSRSFINFFEKRASFPRFKSKHGKQSLSYPQNVKIKGDIIIFPKLGEIYAKIHRSIDGEIKTVTISKNKAEQYYASILFEDGKEQPLPNTEGKAIGLDMGIKDFCVTSDGSKFDNPRWLARHERNLKNKQKDLSRKQKGSNNRNKARIKVAKVHNKISRTREDFHHKLSRRIVNENQVVICENLNIKGMVKNHCLAKSIQQVGWGQFQTMLKYKCEQEGKIYLEIDRFFPSSKTCNHCLNIVDSLPLDIRQWECPRCKTKHDRDMNASCNIRDEGLRILSLGTSESASCPDVRPSKGGRKKATTRLSVGDEAHTINL
- a CDS encoding HhoA/HhoB/HtrA family serine endopeptidase translates to MVNKFIQRLTTGASLLLLGAGIGVGTNYLVNTPQLFAFTRDGENSLLKEDKVYNDDSTVSALPNNDNLNFVSQVVREVGPGVVRINASRKVATNVPPMFNDPFFRQFFGDRVPQIPDEQIQRGTGSGFIISEDGKILTNAHVVDGATEVTVNLKDGRVFEGKVLGSDPLTDLAVIQINAENLPVLEIGNSDDLVIGEWAIAIGNPLGLDNTVTTGIISATGRSSSEIGVGDKRLDFIQTDAAINPGNSGGPLLNANGEVIGINTAIIQNAQGLGFAIPINRAAQIAQTLIADGKVEHPYIGISMVSLNEQTKERLQEMNKPNLVDEEGVLIVNVMPNSPAAQAGLKSGDVIQGVEGEKIQDSTQVQKIVESRKVGSELTLNLRRDDQDLSVAVKLGILPTN
- a CDS encoding CHAT domain-containing protein; its protein translation is MYKHRHYHWTIFSGRLWLNSLAIVGLTGLLTSNQIDAQVIPDRTLGKESSIVTPNLTINGIPSERIDGGAVRNTNLFHSFQEFNIGNGRGVYFNNPAGIENIFTRITGQNVSKILGTLGVLGNSNLFLLNPNGIIFGPNATLDLKGSFIGSTADSVVFGNGVKFSATNPENIPLLTIGIPIGLEFRANSGEISVQGEGSNLFLDFSNGSIVPDQRNAGLEVSTGKTLGLLGSKINITGGNLTADSGTIELWSVIDGNLRLTFNDQSLRVNSNAVSQYGDIELINNASVYLSGTSSGGINVNSQNLTLKNGSSFVTLTTGQTKGEDLNFKIVDSVLLTGSSPNQLPSGFYTQTFGAGSAGNLTLETGNLTLGGALISASTFGEGNAGQLRILARDSINLIDDGFGVTFIVADSESSGNGGNVFIETKNLTLVNGAQISVSAFGSGNSGKLDVKASDTIQIIGEGQAFPSGLFAQAIRAGNGGDLTVKTGRLLIRDGGLISVGTQGSGKGGQLTIDASESVELTGTRIIGVGSRLISGTVGTGNSGNIIVNTKDLRILNGAEISVSSVFGTFVGQGTPGNLQINANSIFLNNQGQITAESGSGEGGNINLQAKERLELRNNSQISATAGTEGGGGNGGNIFIDSPFIIAPPNGDSDITANAFEGQGGNIIVNSQGIFGIEFRENQTPKSDITASSQFGRSGNVEISTPNVNPSQGLVELVKNPVNPADLVEVNACSKGQESEFIITGRGGLPPNPASILNGDLLLPDFGITNNSLAQQTKVTSVASKTPAQGWRMVGENEMVLTANTPSNNLIEKGINHYENGQFQEAITKWQEALKEFEEDSLTQSIIFNNIAIALTQLGEWEKAEETVKTSQEILNKISNNSQLKQSIQAQFFNNLAIIELARGDGLQALKYWQSATQIYEQIGDQKGVIRSLINQSKALKYLGLNLQAKQLLQEINTNLELISDPLLKVAGGKNYGDVLRLLGDFSQSEQVLEKSLAIAQRLSFAENAQENLLPNYVNQIQLSLGNTYFAQNNITKALEYYQETDTNSPFLNLEIQSQLNKLKLLIQRRRFFSLKNLLPEIYNKINNLPPSNTSIYAQINFVNSLDNLAKITSEYQDFDKILILENALKQAQKIGDKRAEAYVLTYLGEQYEQQKQWTQAENITKSALIITGQIQGDDIAYLAQWQLARILKAKGDKQGAITAYNLAFDTLKDLRNDLVTVNREVQFSFRESVEPIYRELVALLLEGDISQSNLIQAREIMESLQLAELDNFFKDTCSTTKPVQVDQIDPTTAVIYPIILRDRLDVIVSLPGQPLIHYSTPLNQDKVRQIVTNLQKALYEDPLQTGRITNNYQEDAQTLYQSLIQPIETKLQSNQIKNLTFVLDGILRNIPMAILYDGEKYLLEKYSIALTPGLQILDPQPFQRSQLRALTAGLTEARQNFSALPNVKIELTEIENEINSKVLLNQEFTKTNLEKLIQNNNFPILHLATHGQFSSNIEDTFILTWDESINTKELDRILSRDFASDSSPLELLVLSACQTATGDERAALGLAGIAVRAGARSTLATLWLVDDRATTELMVKFYQELARTEVTKAEALRQAQLSLLKDGKHQHPFFWAPFVLVGNWL